Proteins encoded together in one Bacteroides ovatus window:
- a CDS encoding endonuclease: MYLPRSSGQISQHKEEYGNSQKRIAVIVLFFTMILSGVSFLAPSNIIAQEVHGRQASSQQERISFRVVSWNIENLFDTHHDSLKNDHEYLPDAIRHWNYSRYKKKLADVARVITAIGEWNPPALVGLCEVENDTVLRDLTRRSPLKELSYRYVMTNSPDLRGIDVALLYQRDLFKLLSSRSISIPPFKQHRPTRDLLHVSGLLLAGDTLDVFVCHFPSRSGGAKESEPYRLYVAHILRTEVDSIMNIRSHPQAIIMGDFNDYPTNQSILKILKAEAPPVKTNDLASTTDSANASTVTPSSLKLYHLLARKAKSKNFGSYKFRGEWGLLDHLIVSGTLLNQSNHFFTSEEKANVCLLPFLLKDDEKYGDKEPFRTYKGMKYQGGISDHLPIYTDFELIVY; this comes from the coding sequence ATGTACCTGCCAAGAAGTAGCGGGCAAATAAGTCAACATAAAGAAGAGTATGGTAACAGTCAAAAAAGAATAGCTGTTATCGTACTCTTTTTTACTATGATATTATCAGGTGTAAGTTTCCTCGCTCCTTCCAATATCATTGCACAAGAGGTTCACGGCAGACAAGCCTCCTCTCAACAAGAAAGAATCTCTTTCCGTGTTGTAAGTTGGAACATAGAAAACCTGTTCGACACACACCACGACAGTCTGAAGAACGATCATGAATATCTTCCCGATGCGATACGTCATTGGAATTATAGCAGATATAAGAAAAAACTGGCTGATGTTGCCCGTGTAATTACTGCTATTGGCGAATGGAATCCTCCCGCATTAGTTGGATTATGTGAAGTAGAAAATGATACAGTGCTTCGTGACCTTACCCGTCGTTCTCCTTTAAAAGAGCTCAGCTATCGTTATGTAATGACCAACTCCCCTGATTTAAGAGGAATTGACGTAGCCTTGCTTTATCAACGGGATCTATTCAAACTATTATCTTCCCGTTCCATCTCCATTCCTCCGTTTAAGCAGCACCGTCCGACAAGAGATTTGCTACACGTCAGCGGGCTTCTACTGGCGGGAGATACACTCGACGTATTTGTCTGCCACTTCCCCAGCCGTTCGGGTGGAGCCAAAGAATCGGAACCTTATCGTTTATATGTAGCTCACATACTGCGTACGGAAGTCGATAGCATTATGAATATTCGTTCTCATCCGCAAGCCATTATCATGGGGGATTTCAACGATTACCCGACGAATCAGTCCATTCTGAAAATACTGAAAGCCGAAGCGCCTCCTGTTAAAACCAATGACCTAGCTTCAACAACCGACTCCGCCAACGCCTCAACAGTTACCCCCTCCTCACTAAAACTATATCATCTACTTGCCCGAAAAGCAAAATCAAAAAACTTCGGTTCTTACAAATTTCGTGGTGAATGGGGATTACTCGACCACTTGATTGTATCAGGCACGCTATTAAATCAATCAAATCACTTTTTCACTAGCGAAGAAAAAGCAAATGTATGCCTTCTCCCTTTTTTACTGAAAGACGACGAAAAATATGGTGACAAAGAACCTTTCCGCACTTATAAGGGAATGAAATATCAAGGAGGCATCAGTGACCATCTTCCTATCTACACAGACTTTGAATTGATTGTATATTAA
- a CDS encoding mechanosensitive ion channel family protein yields MLVVDLGKWMNKTLINWGIDPAVADRFDETIMALLMIVVAIVLNYLCQAILIGGMKQYTRRKPHQWNTLLMKRRVFHNLIHTIPAFLVYSLLPMAFIRGKELLLISQKACVIYIIFSLLLAINGILLMIMDIYDGRESMKDRPMKGFIQVLQVLLFFVGGIVIIAIIVNKSPATLFAGLGASAAILMLVFKDSILGFVAGIQLSANDMVRPGDWVTLPSGDANGIVQEITLNTVKIQNFDNTISTIPPYTLVSSPFQNWRGMTQSGGRRVMKSITLDLTTLQFCTPEMLDRYRKEIPLMADYQPEEGVVPTNSQVYRVYIERYLCSLPVVNQELDLIISQKEATMYGVPIQVYFFSRNKVWKEYERIQSDIFDHLLAMVPKFDLKVYQYSD; encoded by the coding sequence ATGTTAGTAGTAGATTTAGGAAAATGGATGAATAAAACCCTCATTAATTGGGGAATAGATCCGGCAGTTGCCGATCGTTTTGATGAGACTATTATGGCTTTACTGATGATAGTGGTTGCTATCGTTTTGAATTATCTTTGCCAGGCAATTCTTATTGGAGGTATGAAACAGTATACGAGACGTAAACCTCATCAATGGAATACATTGTTGATGAAGCGTAGGGTATTTCATAATTTGATTCATACCATCCCGGCTTTTCTGGTTTATTCGTTGTTGCCGATGGCTTTTATCCGTGGAAAAGAGCTGTTGCTGATTTCCCAGAAGGCGTGCGTCATTTATATTATTTTCTCTTTACTATTGGCTATAAATGGGATTCTGTTGATGATAATGGATATCTATGACGGAAGAGAGTCGATGAAAGACCGCCCGATGAAAGGTTTTATCCAAGTGTTGCAGGTGCTTCTTTTCTTTGTTGGCGGGATTGTAATCATTGCTATTATCGTGAATAAGTCTCCGGCTACTTTGTTTGCGGGCTTGGGCGCTTCAGCGGCTATTTTAATGTTAGTATTCAAAGATTCCATATTAGGTTTTGTGGCGGGTATCCAGCTTTCTGCCAACGATATGGTTCGTCCGGGGGACTGGGTGACGCTTCCTTCCGGTGACGCAAATGGCATTGTACAGGAAATAACGCTGAATACAGTCAAGATCCAGAATTTTGATAATACCATTTCCACTATTCCTCCTTATACATTAGTGAGCAGTCCTTTTCAGAATTGGCGGGGAATGACACAGTCGGGAGGACGACGGGTGATGAAGAGTATAACTTTGGATTTGACTACACTTCAATTCTGTACTCCGGAAATGTTGGACCGTTACCGGAAAGAAATTCCATTAATGGCGGATTATCAGCCGGAAGAAGGAGTCGTTCCTACCAATTCTCAAGTGTACAGGGTATATATTGAACGCTATTTGTGTAGTCTGCCTGTGGTCAATCAGGAGTTGGATTTGATTATCAGTCAGAAAGAAGCTACGATGTACGGAGTACCTATTCAGGTTTATTTCTTCTCCCGCAATAAGGTCTGGAAAGAATACGAGCGTATTCAGTCGGATATCTTCGACCATTTGCTGGCAATGGTTCCGAAGTTCGATTTGAAGGTTTATCAGTATTCGGACTAA
- a CDS encoding alpha-L-fucosidase gives MNKLLTSLLLSVTLMSGAQAQKKENYYVKHVEFPQSATIEQKVDMAARLVPTPQQYAWQQMELTAFLHFGINTFTGREWGDGKEDPALFNPSELDAEQWVRTLKEAGFKMVLLTAKHHDGFCLWPTATTKHSVASSPWKNGQGDVVKELRAACDKYDMKFGVYLSPWDRNAECYGDSPRYNDFFIRQLTELLTNYGEVHEVWFDGANGEGPNGKKQVYDWDAFYQTIQRLQPKAVMAIMGDDVRWVGNEKGVGRETEWNATVLTPGIYARSQENNKRLGVFSKAEDLGSRKILEKATELFWYPSEVDVSIRPGWFYHAEEDGKVKSLKHLSDIYFQSVGYNSVLLLNIPPDRRGLIHEADIKRLKEFADYRQQTFADNRVKNGRKYWSTTSGGEAVYALKSKSEINLVMLQEDITKGQRVEAFTVEALTDNGWKEVGKGTTIGYKRMLRFPAVNANKLRVRIDECRLTAYVSQVAAYYAEPLQEETTKEDWNNLPRSGWKQVAASPLTIDLGKTVTLSSFTYAPSKAEVKPTMAFRYQFFVSMDGKSWKEVPASGEFSNIMHNPLPQTVAFSQKVQARFIKLEATTPDATVAKVNMNEIGVMVIP, from the coding sequence ATGAATAAACTACTAACCTCTCTTTTATTGTCTGTTACTCTCATGAGTGGAGCGCAGGCGCAGAAAAAAGAAAATTACTATGTGAAGCATGTTGAATTTCCTCAAAGTGCAACTATCGAACAGAAGGTTGATATGGCAGCGCGTCTGGTACCTACTCCACAGCAATACGCTTGGCAACAAATGGAATTAACAGCTTTCCTTCATTTTGGTATCAACACCTTTACCGGACGTGAATGGGGGGACGGGAAAGAAGATCCCGCGCTCTTTAATCCTTCGGAACTGGATGCTGAACAATGGGTACGTACCCTCAAGGAAGCCGGCTTTAAAATGGTGCTTCTGACTGCAAAACATCACGACGGTTTCTGCCTTTGGCCAACGGCTACTACCAAACATTCCGTGGCCTCTTCTCCTTGGAAAAACGGACAAGGCGATGTAGTGAAAGAACTTCGTGCTGCCTGTGACAAATATGATATGAAGTTTGGAGTATATCTTTCTCCCTGGGACCGGAATGCGGAATGTTATGGAGACTCTCCCCGTTACAATGATTTTTTTATTCGGCAATTGACGGAATTGCTCACCAATTATGGTGAAGTACATGAAGTCTGGTTCGACGGGGCGAATGGAGAAGGTCCGAACGGAAAGAAGCAAGTGTATGACTGGGACGCTTTTTACCAAACCATCCAACGCCTCCAACCCAAAGCTGTGATGGCAATTATGGGGGATGATGTCCGCTGGGTCGGAAACGAGAAAGGAGTAGGCCGTGAAACGGAATGGAACGCAACTGTGTTGACTCCCGGTATATATGCCCGTTCACAAGAGAACAACAAACGTTTGGGTGTTTTCAGTAAAGCAGAGGATTTGGGAAGTCGTAAGATATTGGAGAAAGCTACGGAATTATTCTGGTATCCTTCGGAAGTCGACGTATCTATCCGTCCGGGATGGTTCTATCATGCGGAGGAAGATGGTAAAGTGAAATCTTTGAAGCATTTATCAGATATTTATTTCCAGTCGGTAGGATATAATTCAGTGCTTCTACTGAATATTCCACCTGACCGGAGGGGACTGATTCATGAAGCTGATATCAAGCGGTTGAAAGAGTTTGCTGATTATCGGCAACAAACGTTTGCTGACAACCGGGTGAAAAACGGAAGAAAATACTGGAGCACTACTTCGGGCGGTGAGGCTGTCTATGCCTTGAAGTCCAAATCGGAAATCAATCTGGTCATGTTGCAGGAAGATATAACGAAAGGGCAGAGGGTAGAGGCTTTTACTGTGGAAGCCTTGACGGATAATGGCTGGAAAGAAGTAGGAAAAGGTACGACGATAGGATATAAACGTATGTTGCGCTTTCCGGCAGTTAATGCCAATAAGCTCCGGGTGAGAATAGACGAGTGCCGGTTGACTGCTTACGTTAGTCAGGTTGCCGCTTATTATGCAGAACCTTTGCAGGAAGAAACAACGAAAGAAGACTGGAATAATTTGCCGCGTTCCGGATGGAAACAGGTTGCTGCTTCTCCATTAACGATTGATTTGGGGAAGACGGTAACATTGAGCAGTTTCACGTACGCGCCTTCAAAAGCGGAGGTAAAGCCGACGATGGCATTCCGTTATCAATTCTTTGTAAGCATGGATGGTAAGAGCTGGAAAGAAGTGCCTGCCAGTGGAGAGTTCAGCAATATTATGCATAATCCGTTGCCACAGACGGTTGCTTTCAGTCAGAAAGTACAGGCACGTTTCATTAAACTGGAGGCCACTACACCTGATGCTACCGTTGCTAAAGTAAATATGAATGAAATAGGGGTGATGGTGATTCCCTGA
- a CDS encoding glycoside hydrolase family 2 TIM barrel-domain containing protein → MLMNISLKKRTLLVLLSGLTATFTLAQQQPLPEWQSQYAVGLNKLAPHTYVWPYANASDIEKPGGYEQSPFYMSLNGKWKFHWVKNPDNRPKDFYQPSYYTGGWADINVPGNWERQGYGTAIYVNETYEFDDKMFNFKKNPPLVPYAENEVGSYRRTFKVPADWKGRRVVLCCEGVISFYYVWVNGKLLGYNQGSKTAAEWDITDVLNEGENVVALEVYRWSSGAYLECQDMWRLSGIERDVYLYSTPKQYIADYKLNASLEKEKYKDGIFGLEVTVEGHSAISGATSIAYTLKDADGKTVLQDAIRIKSRGLSNFITFDEKNIPDVKAWSAEHPHLYTLILELKDEQGKVTELTGCEVGFRTSEIKDGRFCINGVPVLVKGTNRHEHSQLGRTVSKELMELDIKLMKQHNINMVRNSHYPTHPYWYQLCDRYGLYMIDEANIESHGMGYGPASLAKDSTWLTAHMDRTHRMYERSKNHPAIVIWSLGNEAGNGINFERTYDWLKSVEKTRPVQYERAELNYNTDIYCRMYRSVDDIKAYVKEKDIYRPFILCEYLHAMGNSCGGLKEYWDVFENNPMAQGGCVWDWVDQSFREIDKNGKWYWTYGGDYGPEGIPSFGNFCCNGLVGANREPHPHLLEVKKVYQNIKVTLANQKNLTIRVKNWYDFSNLNEYVLNWNVTADNGKILAEGTKTVDCAPHATVDVTLGAVKLPNTVREAYLNISWTRREASSMIDKDWEVAYDQFVFAGNKNYTGYRPQKAGETTFTVDKQTGALTSLNLNGKELLATPLTLSLYRPATDNDNRDKNGARLWRDAGLDCLTQKVVSLKESKTSTTARVEILNAKTQRVGIADFVYSLDRNGALKVHTTFQPDTTIVKSMARLGLTFRVSNAYDQVSYLGRGDNETYIDRNQSGKIGVYQTTPERMFHYYVAPQSTSNRTDVRWVKLADTSGEGIFVESDRAFQFSIIPFSDVLLEKARHINELERDGLLTVHLDAEQAGVGTATCGPGVLPQYLVPLKKQSFEFTLYPVK, encoded by the coding sequence ATGCTTATGAATATTAGCTTAAAGAAACGAACTCTTTTAGTTCTATTGTCAGGACTGACTGCTACTTTCACTTTAGCGCAACAACAACCGTTGCCCGAATGGCAAAGCCAGTATGCGGTGGGACTGAACAAACTCGCTCCTCACACATACGTATGGCCTTACGCCAACGCTTCCGACATTGAAAAGCCGGGAGGGTATGAACAGTCTCCTTTTTATATGAGTCTCAATGGAAAGTGGAAATTCCATTGGGTGAAGAATCCCGATAATCGTCCGAAGGACTTTTACCAACCTTCTTATTATACAGGAGGATGGGCGGATATCAATGTGCCCGGTAACTGGGAACGCCAGGGGTATGGCACGGCTATCTATGTCAACGAAACGTATGAGTTTGATGATAAAATGTTCAACTTCAAGAAGAATCCGCCGCTGGTGCCTTATGCAGAGAATGAAGTCGGCTCCTACCGACGTACCTTCAAAGTGCCTGCCGACTGGAAAGGACGCAGGGTAGTACTGTGTTGTGAAGGAGTCATTTCTTTCTATTATGTATGGGTGAATGGAAAATTACTTGGCTATAATCAGGGATCAAAGACGGCTGCCGAATGGGATATTACAGATGTCCTCAATGAAGGCGAAAATGTGGTTGCTTTGGAAGTGTATCGCTGGAGTTCGGGTGCTTATCTGGAATGTCAGGATATGTGGCGTTTGAGTGGTATCGAACGTGACGTGTATCTTTACAGTACTCCCAAACAGTACATTGCGGATTATAAACTGAATGCTTCTTTAGAAAAAGAGAAATACAAAGATGGTATTTTCGGACTTGAAGTGACCGTAGAGGGACATTCTGCTATATCTGGAGCTACTTCTATTGCTTATACCCTGAAAGACGCCGATGGCAAAACTGTCCTGCAGGATGCTATCCGGATAAAATCCCGCGGATTGAGCAATTTTATCACGTTTGATGAAAAGAATATTCCCGATGTAAAGGCTTGGAGTGCAGAGCATCCTCATCTTTACACATTAATACTCGAACTGAAGGATGAACAAGGCAAGGTAACCGAACTGACTGGTTGTGAAGTCGGCTTCCGTACCTCGGAAATCAAAGACGGACGTTTCTGCATCAACGGCGTTCCGGTATTGGTGAAGGGAACCAACCGACACGAGCATTCTCAACTGGGACGTACCGTGAGCAAGGAGCTGATGGAACTGGACATCAAACTGATGAAGCAGCACAATATCAACATGGTGCGTAACTCGCATTATCCTACACATCCTTACTGGTATCAACTTTGCGACCGTTACGGTTTGTACATGATTGATGAGGCAAACATCGAATCTCACGGAATGGGATATGGTCCTGCTTCCCTAGCCAAGGATAGTACCTGGCTGACTGCACACATGGATCGCACTCACCGGATGTATGAACGTTCTAAGAATCACCCGGCTATCGTTATCTGGTCATTGGGAAATGAAGCAGGAAACGGAATTAACTTCGAACGTACTTATGACTGGCTGAAATCGGTAGAGAAAACTCGCCCTGTACAGTATGAACGTGCCGAATTGAACTATAATACGGATATTTACTGTCGTATGTACCGCAGTGTAGACGATATCAAAGCATACGTAAAAGAGAAAGACATCTACCGCCCTTTCATTCTTTGTGAATATCTTCATGCGATGGGCAACAGTTGCGGCGGACTGAAAGAATACTGGGACGTATTTGAAAACAATCCGATGGCACAAGGTGGCTGCGTTTGGGACTGGGTGGATCAGTCATTCCGCGAAATAGACAAGAATGGTAAATGGTACTGGACGTATGGCGGTGATTACGGACCGGAAGGAATTCCAAGTTTCGGAAACTTCTGCTGTAACGGTTTGGTGGGCGCCAACCGTGAACCGCACCCGCATTTGCTCGAAGTAAAGAAAGTATATCAGAACATAAAAGTAACGCTGGCGAATCAGAAGAATCTGACTATCCGTGTCAAGAACTGGTATGATTTCTCTAACTTGAATGAGTATGTACTGAACTGGAATGTGACGGCAGATAATGGCAAGATTTTGGCGGAAGGTACAAAAACGGTTGATTGTGCACCACACGCTACTGTTGATGTTACTTTGGGGGCTGTAAAACTTCCGAATACAGTCCGTGAGGCTTATTTGAATATCAGCTGGACCCGTCGTGAAGCTTCTTCAATGATAGATAAGGATTGGGAGGTGGCATACGACCAGTTTGTATTTGCCGGTAATAAGAACTACACAGGCTACCGTCCGCAAAAAGCAGGTGAAACGACTTTCACCGTTGATAAGCAAACAGGCGCGCTGACTTCATTGAACTTGAACGGCAAAGAATTATTGGCTACTCCGCTGACATTGAGCCTTTACCGCCCGGCAACGGATAATGACAACCGGGATAAGAACGGCGCACGCTTGTGGCGTGATGCGGGATTGGATTGTCTGACCCAGAAAGTAGTGTCATTGAAGGAAAGTAAGACTTCGACCACTGCCCGTGTAGAAATTCTAAATGCAAAAACGCAAAGGGTAGGAATTGCTGACTTTGTTTATTCACTGGATAGAAACGGTGCACTGAAAGTACATACAACTTTCCAACCCGACACGACCATCGTGAAATCAATGGCACGCTTGGGATTGACGTTCCGTGTGTCGAACGCCTACGATCAGGTTTCTTACTTGGGACGTGGAGATAATGAAACCTATATTGACCGCAATCAGTCCGGTAAAATCGGTGTATATCAGACCACACCGGAACGGATGTTCCACTATTATGTTGCTCCGCAATCTACAAGCAACCGCACCGATGTACGTTGGGTGAAGTTGGCAGATACTTCCGGCGAAGGTATCTTTGTTGAGTCGGATCGTGCTTTCCAGTTTAGTATCATTCCTTTCTCGGATGTATTATTAGAGAAGGCCCGCCATATCAATGAACTGGAACGCGATGGATTGCTGACAGTGCATCTGGATGCTGAACAGGCAGGTGTGGGAACGGCTACTTGTGGTCCCGGAGTATTACCGCAATACTTGGTTCCATTAAAGAAACAGAGTTTTGAATTTACCCTTTATCCGGTGAAATAG
- a CDS encoding glycoside hydrolase family 20 protein, translating into MKKYILIILILLSPLTAFLQADNLTSPLISIVPRPTQIVPGRGNFTFSAQTVFAVESQEQAVIARNFIDLFTRAAGITPALNVGREEGQVRFVTDSSLKSEAYLLEITPEQILIKASDTKGFFYALQSIRQLLPAAIESEQPVRNVDWRVPAMTVQDEPRFGFRGLLLDPVRCFIPKKNVLRIIDCMAMLKINKLHFHLTDDNGWRIEIKKYPRLTEIGAWRVDRTDVPFHSRRNPERGEPTPIGGFYTQEDIREIVAYAADRQIEVIPEIDVPAHSNSALAAYPQLACPVVKDFVGVLPGLGGRNSEIIYCAGNDSVFTFLQDVFDEILELFPSRYIHVGGDEARKTNWEKCPLCQKRMKKQRLANEEDLQGYFMKRISDYLRKKGREVIGWDELTNSSFLPEESIILGWQGMGTAALKAAEKGHRFIMTPARVLYLIRYQGPQWFEPVTYFGNNTLKDVFDYEPVQKDWKPEYESLLMGVQACMWTEFCNKPEDVDYLLFPRLAALAEVAWTPAGTKDWSGFLKRMDAYNAHIAEKGIVYARSMYNIQQTVTSVDGHLEVNLECIRPDVEIHYTLNGSNPAMSSHRYDGPIRVTKTQMVKAATFMNGKQMGETLDLQLTWNKATAKPLLGNKKNEMLLVNGLRGSLKYTDFEWCNWNQNDSISFTIDLQGREILNKFAIGCITNYGMGAHKPKMIRVEVSDDNRTYHTMGELNFSPEEIYLEGTFRNDYSIDMGGVSARYVRVTAEGAGICPDEHVRPGQEARVYFDEVIIE; encoded by the coding sequence ATGAAAAAATACATCTTAATCATTCTCATACTGCTTTCGCCACTGACAGCGTTTTTGCAGGCTGATAACTTAACATCCCCTTTAATTTCAATAGTACCACGCCCGACACAGATTGTGCCGGGCCGTGGCAACTTCACCTTTTCAGCCCAAACGGTGTTTGCGGTAGAAAGTCAGGAACAAGCCGTGATTGCTCGCAATTTTATTGACTTGTTTACTCGTGCTGCCGGAATAACTCCTGCTTTGAATGTCGGGCGTGAAGAGGGACAAGTCCGTTTTGTGACGGATTCTTCTTTAAAAAGTGAAGCCTACTTACTGGAGATTACGCCGGAACAGATACTCATTAAAGCTTCGGATACAAAAGGCTTTTTCTATGCCCTGCAATCTATCCGCCAACTTCTGCCGGCTGCCATAGAATCGGAACAACCGGTCCGGAATGTCGATTGGAGAGTTCCGGCAATGACGGTTCAGGATGAACCCCGTTTCGGTTTCCGCGGATTACTGTTGGATCCGGTACGTTGTTTTATCCCTAAAAAGAATGTACTGCGAATCATTGACTGTATGGCGATGCTGAAAATAAACAAACTTCATTTTCATCTGACAGACGATAACGGCTGGCGGATTGAAATAAAGAAATACCCCCGTTTGACGGAAATAGGAGCGTGGAGAGTAGACCGTACAGATGTGCCTTTCCACTCACGTCGTAACCCGGAACGGGGAGAACCTACTCCGATAGGCGGTTTCTACACGCAGGAGGACATCCGGGAAATTGTAGCTTATGCAGCCGACAGACAGATAGAAGTCATTCCCGAAATAGATGTACCGGCACACAGTAACTCTGCTCTGGCTGCTTATCCCCAGCTTGCCTGTCCGGTTGTGAAAGACTTTGTCGGTGTACTTCCCGGACTGGGAGGACGAAATTCCGAGATTATCTACTGTGCGGGAAATGATAGCGTATTTACATTCTTGCAAGATGTTTTTGACGAAATTCTAGAGCTTTTCCCTTCTCGCTATATTCATGTTGGTGGAGATGAGGCGCGAAAGACAAACTGGGAGAAATGCCCGCTTTGCCAAAAACGGATGAAAAAACAGCGTTTGGCCAATGAAGAAGATTTGCAGGGTTACTTCATGAAACGTATCAGTGATTATCTGCGTAAGAAAGGTCGTGAAGTGATTGGCTGGGATGAGTTGACAAACAGCTCTTTTCTTCCTGAAGAATCTATTATCCTAGGCTGGCAGGGAATGGGTACGGCTGCTCTGAAAGCTGCCGAAAAGGGACATCGTTTTATCATGACTCCGGCGCGTGTCTTATACTTGATTCGTTATCAGGGACCGCAATGGTTTGAACCGGTAACCTATTTTGGCAACAATACCCTGAAAGATGTTTTCGATTACGAACCTGTACAGAAGGATTGGAAACCGGAATATGAGTCTTTGTTAATGGGAGTACAGGCTTGTATGTGGACAGAGTTCTGTAATAAACCCGAAGATGTGGATTATCTTTTGTTTCCCCGCCTGGCCGCTTTAGCAGAAGTGGCATGGACGCCCGCAGGAACGAAGGACTGGTCTGGATTCTTGAAGCGGATGGACGCATACAACGCGCATATTGCGGAAAAAGGAATTGTCTATGCCCGTTCAATGTATAACATACAACAGACGGTGACATCAGTGGACGGACATTTGGAAGTGAATTTGGAATGTATCCGCCCGGATGTAGAGATTCATTATACACTGAACGGAAGTAATCCGGCAATGTCTTCTCATCGTTACGACGGACCTATCCGTGTGACGAAGACACAAATGGTGAAAGCCGCTACCTTTATGAACGGCAAGCAAATGGGAGAAACTTTAGACTTGCAACTCACATGGAACAAAGCTACGGCAAAACCTTTGCTTGGCAATAAGAAGAACGAAATGTTGTTAGTCAACGGATTGCGGGGAAGCCTGAAATATACTGATTTTGAATGGTGTAACTGGAATCAAAATGATTCTATATCTTTCACGATAGATTTGCAGGGGCGGGAGATTTTGAATAAATTTGCCATCGGTTGCATTACGAATTATGGAATGGGAGCACATAAACCGAAGATGATTCGCGTAGAAGTTTCCGATGACAATCGAACCTACCATACTATGGGAGAATTGAACTTCTCTCCGGAAGAAATCTATCTGGAAGGAACTTTTAGAAATGACTATTCGATAGATATGGGCGGAGTATCTGCCCGTTATGTCCGAGTGACGGCGGAAGGTGCGGGGATATGTCCCGACGAGCATGTCCGTCCCGGTCAGGAAGCGAGAGTCTATTTTGATGAAGTGATTATAGAATAG